GCCCGGGTCGATCTCGAGGATCATCAGCGCTGCCTGGGTCGCCACGACGGTGCAGACCTCGTCGCTCAACGCGAAGCCGCGCGCCGCCTCCCAGCGCTTCTCGGAGAGCAGAAGGTCCGCCCGCTCACCGAGGCGTTCGCGCTCGTCGTCCTCGAGCCATCCCCACCACCCCACCCCGGCAGCTGCGATCTCCCGCCAGTCATCAGGCAGACCCAGCCGGGGCCGGGACCAGGGCCAGCGCACTCAGGCGTTCTTCCCGAGGGTCGTCGCCGGGCTCGGCGTGGCGCCGGGCAGGTTGCGGCGCCGCTCGAACAGTTCCTCCGCCGCGGCCTGCGCGTTCGCGGCGACCTCGGCGACGTCCACCGAGACGACCTCGCCGTCCGCTACGAGGCGGCGCCCCTTGACCCAGACGTCGCTCACGTCGCGGCTCGACGCGGAGAAGACGAGGTGCGCGGGGATGTTGAAGTCGGCACCGTGGAACACCGGCACGAAGTGGATGGCACCGAGATCCACCGCGACGACATCCGCGTCCTTGCCGACCTCGAGCGAACCGGTCACGTCGTCGAGCCCGAGGGCCTTCGCCCCGGACAGGGTGGCCATGTCCAGGATGTCCCACGGATCCCCGACGGTCGGGTCCAGCGTCGAGACCTTCTGGAGCAGCGACGCGAACTTCATCTCCTCCAACATGTCGAGGTTGTTGTTCTCCTTCTCGCCGTCGGTGCCGAGCCCGACGGTCATCCCCTGCTCGCGGTAGAAGCCGATCCGCGCCGGACCCGACGACAGCTTCATGTTCGAACACGGACAGTGGCTCACCGCCGTACCGGTCTGCACCATCAGCTGGACCTCACGGTCGTCGAACCACACGCCGTGGGCGACCACGGTCTGGTCGCCGAGGATGCCCCGGTTGTAGAACTCCTCGATCGGGCGCCGACCGAACTGGCGCAGACACTCCTGCACCTCCCAGATGGACTCCGAGGAGTGCGTGTGGATGCCGGTGCCGAACTCCTCCGCGAGCGCGGCCGCCTCGCGGAACATGTCGGCCGAGCAGTACATGATGTGCTCGAGCCCCACCCAGGTGCGGACCCGACCGTCCGCGGCGCTGAGATGGGTCTCGAGAAGCCGGCGGTTGGTCTCCATCGTCTCGAAGTAATCGTAGAGGTCCGCTGTGTAGGGGGCCAGTGTCGCCCTGATGCCGATCTGTTCGGCGGCACGGGCCGAGCCCTCCATGAACCGCCACATGTCGAGAACCGACGTCGTGCCTCCCCGCAGACCCTCCGTGTAGGCCATCCACGACGCCGCCTCGGCGATCTCGGGCGTCAAGGCGCGGTGGGCGGGGTCCACGTGGTTCTCCAACCACTCCCACAGGGCCAGTGACTCGGCGGTGCCCCTCAAGAGCCCGGAGTGGAGGTGGCAGTTGTGGAAGCCGGGCAGGAGGACATGACCGGTCATGTCGATCGTGTCCGCGTGCGGAGCCGCCTCGTGACGGTCGACGTCGTCGACGGCCCCCACCGCGGTGATCGTGCCGTCGACGATCAGCACCGAACCGGGGTCGAAGACGGCCTTCGAGCCCTCCATCGGCAGCACGGTGGCGTTGCGCAGCAGCGTGGTCGTCATCGGTTCTCTCATCTCTGGTCGGTCTGCACCGTCGGCGGAAGCGACCCTAGTCAGGGTCGGTGACCCCCACGACGGGCACGAGTTGCATGGTCGGCGTGTCCACCACGCCCTTGTCGGTCATCCCGACAAGGGGGATGTTCGGCAGGCACAGGAAGTTCAGCGCATACACCGGCCGGTAGGTGACCGAGCACCCGAGTCGCTCCACCAGCGCCTTCTCCACCGCGACGAGGTCGGACGCGACCGCCGCGAGGGGACGGTCCGACAGAAGTCCCGCGATCGGCAGCGCCAACAGGGCGACCACCTCACCCCCTGAGACGACGACGTAGCCGCCGCCGACAGCGGCGACGGTGTCCGCGGCGAGGGCCATGTCGGCGGGAGAGTCGCCCACGACGACGATGTTGTGGCTGTCGTGGTTGACGGTCGACGCGAACGCGCCACCCGAGATGCCGAGCCCGCCGACGAATCCGACCGCGGTACCGGCCCCTCCCGAGTGCCTCTCGACGACGGCGATGCGGGCCACGTCGCCGTCTGGTTGGACGACACCGTCGACGACGGGCAGCGCCACGGTCCGGCGGGTCTTGGGGCCGCCGAAGTAGACGACCTCGGCGGGCACCTCCGAAGCGCCGTCGAGGGTCGCCGGGAGCCGGGTGACCAGCGTGGCCGGGTCGACCGGCCCCGGCAGACGGATCGACTCCCGGGCGGCGACGGGCTGGTCGAATGGCGGCGGCTCGGCGCACAGCTGACCGTCGCGGGCGACGACCGCACCGTGGCGCACCACCGTCGAGACCGAGAACGAGGCGAGGTCGTCGAGCACCACGAGATCAGCGAGTAGGCCCGGGCTGACCGAACCCCGGTCACGGTCGATGCGCATGAGCTCGGCCGGGTTCAGGCTCGCCATCGCGATCGCGCGCGCCGGTGCCACACCGGCCTCGATCGCCAGACGGACGCGGTGATCCAGATGCCCCTCGGCCGCGAGGATGTTCGGGTGGATGTCGTCGGTGCACAGACACAGGCGCCGGGTGTCGACACCGAGGCGCTCGATCGTCGCGAACAGCTCCGGCCACTCCTCGGCCGGAAGGCGGTCGATCCGCGGCGTGAGCAGGACCCGCAGACCGCGGCGCAACTGCTCGATCACCTCCGCGGGGCTCTCCGCCACATGGGTGTCCTCGAGACCCGCTGCCACGCAGGCATCGAGGACGGCGTCGGTGAACCCGGGCAGCTGCCCCCCGACGGTGCGGCCGAGCGCGACGGCCCCCTCGATACGAGCGAGCGTCGAGGCGTCGGCGTCGAGGATAAGCGCCGGGTTGATGTCACCGCCGAGGGCGACGGCGTCGGGGCGCGTCAACAGGTCGGTGATGACCGCGTCGTCGAGGTCGTGGCCCGACGTCTCGAGGTGCGGAGGCATCGCCGGCACGCGGCCCGGAACCCGCAGCAACAGGCTGAGGGGCAGACCGGCCGCCTCGGCGACGAACGCCTCGATCCCTGCGATGCCGCACACGTTGGCGATCTCGTGGGGGTCCTCACACAGCGTGAGCACCCCCCTCGGGACGATCGCCCTTGCCAGTTCCGTGACCGTGAGGTTCGAGCTCTCGACATGCACGTGGGGGTCGACCAGACCGGGGGCCACGAACAGGCCCGCACAGTCGATCACCTCGGTGTCGGCTGTGATCAGGTGCGAGCCCGCAGGTCCCGTCGCCGCGATCCGGTCACCGGCGACCACGACATCCCCGGCGACGAGCTCGCCGGTGACGACGTTCACGATCGTTCCCCCGGCGAGAACCAGTTCGGCGGGCTCGAGACCCTGGGCCACACGTACGAGTCGGGCTCTGTCGACCATGGCAGGCACGCTACCGCGCCCGGTGTTTCGGACTCGTGAAAACCGGCGCGTCGACGTCGACGGACCCGGCCCGCATCGGTCGGGCGCCTCAGACGTCGGGTCTGTAGTTGACCCCGAGCGACTTCGGCATCCGAGCCCGCCGGGCACCGATGACGAGGATCACCAGGGCGACGAAGAAGGGGATGGCGCTGAGAGCCTCCGTCGGCACGTCGTCGGACACGACGTTGCGCAGGTTCGTGCCGAACGC
This sequence is a window from Acidimicrobiales bacterium. Protein-coding genes within it:
- a CDS encoding amidohydrolase, giving the protein MTTTLLRNATVLPMEGSKAVFDPGSVLIVDGTITAVGAVDDVDRHEAAPHADTIDMTGHVLLPGFHNCHLHSGLLRGTAESLALWEWLENHVDPAHRALTPEIAEAASWMAYTEGLRGGTTSVLDMWRFMEGSARAAEQIGIRATLAPYTADLYDYFETMETNRRLLETHLSAADGRVRTWVGLEHIMYCSADMFREAAALAEEFGTGIHTHSSESIWEVQECLRQFGRRPIEEFYNRGILGDQTVVAHGVWFDDREVQLMVQTGTAVSHCPCSNMKLSSGPARIGFYREQGMTVGLGTDGEKENNNLDMLEEMKFASLLQKVSTLDPTVGDPWDILDMATLSGAKALGLDDVTGSLEVGKDADVVAVDLGAIHFVPVFHGADFNIPAHLVFSASSRDVSDVWVKGRRLVADGEVVSVDVAEVAANAQAAAEELFERRRNLPGATPSPATTLGKNA
- a CDS encoding adenine deaminase C-terminal domain-containing protein, which translates into the protein MVDRARLVRVAQGLEPAELVLAGGTIVNVVTGELVAGDVVVAGDRIAATGPAGSHLITADTEVIDCAGLFVAPGLVDPHVHVESSNLTVTELARAIVPRGVLTLCEDPHEIANVCGIAGIEAFVAEAAGLPLSLLLRVPGRVPAMPPHLETSGHDLDDAVITDLLTRPDAVALGGDINPALILDADASTLARIEGAVALGRTVGGQLPGFTDAVLDACVAAGLEDTHVAESPAEVIEQLRRGLRVLLTPRIDRLPAEEWPELFATIERLGVDTRRLCLCTDDIHPNILAAEGHLDHRVRLAIEAGVAPARAIAMASLNPAELMRIDRDRGSVSPGLLADLVVLDDLASFSVSTVVRHGAVVARDGQLCAEPPPFDQPVAARESIRLPGPVDPATLVTRLPATLDGASEVPAEVVYFGGPKTRRTVALPVVDGVVQPDGDVARIAVVERHSGGAGTAVGFVGGLGISGGAFASTVNHDSHNIVVVGDSPADMALAADTVAAVGGGYVVVSGGEVVALLALPIAGLLSDRPLAAVASDLVAVEKALVERLGCSVTYRPVYALNFLCLPNIPLVGMTDKGVVDTPTMQLVPVVGVTDPD